From Spodoptera frugiperda isolate SF20-4 chromosome 27, AGI-APGP_CSIRO_Sfru_2.0, whole genome shotgun sequence:
TGATTCCGTTTTGTAAATGGGCTTCTGGAGGAGACCATTTCAAATGAACCGTCGTAGTATTCAAAATGAACATTTCAATGTTAATTGGAGGACCGTCAGGAACTGtaaaaaaaatggaatgttaGAAAAATGCACGGGAGAAACGcgaaatttataaaatgtaaatgctaACTGGGTATTTACCATCATCCAAAGTTTGAGCCACTCTTGAATTCGACGGCTTCCCCTCGAATTTCTTATAGAACGGTATGAGGAAAAACTcgtattttgtgtattttcgcAAAGACGTTATTTCATATCCGGAGACATCGTTGGAATGCAAAATAGTTTTCATCTCATACTCGGTCGTTATATTGTCTTGGGGTCTGAAATATATGAATAAGCCCTCCAAGTAGTAAAAGTTCAGTATTTCCCACAtgagttttatagtttttgagtCAATCGGTGTGGCTTCAATTAATTCCACTATATTGTCCGTGAGAATGTTGTTACGGAATTCAGTGTTATTCGAGAAAACTCCAGATTCCCACAAAGAGCTTGCATCGTCGCCAACAGTTACCGCATCGGACACCGGACTAGGGCCAGACAGCCCATGGGAATTTTCCGTTCGGACAATAAACATGTAAGTAACTCCAGGCACTAACGACTTTGCTACAAATTGGGTATGATACACTCGCCTCGCCAGTACTACCCAACCTCTAGAATTCCTGGGTGTGCTACTTCCTGATAGTGTTTCTCTTGAAAATACTTCAACTTGATAACCAAGTATGGACGAAGAACCGATTTTATTATTCTGATTCCATGTTATTGTAACACTTGTTTCTGTCACATTGTGTATAAGCGGCTTTGTAGGCGGCCCTGGCAGAGACGAGACGTCGGCGGCTCGAAAAAAATGAATGTTAGGATTTATCGGGCTATCGACTAGCAGCACCCCACTCCATACATATTTCCCATGATGGGAGGAAGCCACGCACGTATAAGTGCCGCTGTCTATTTTGTCCAAATCCTTCAATATGAGAGTACCGTCATTAGTGACATTCCTTCTATGATTTTGTATTAATGCTTCCCCTTCAAAATACCATGCAATGATTGGTTCAGGTGTGCCCACCGCTGTACAGGGGAAAACTGCCATCGATTTTATAGGTAACGTTTGGTTAGAGGGCCCGTTTGTTATGATTGGCGGTGGGCGGTCATCGTCTGACGTCACGGTTAGTTTCCCTCTGACAAACGAACTGCCAGCGAAGTTTACCGCCGAACAAACTATCGTGTTTCCActatcatttttatttgtgtcgTTGATTGTTAGTACAGTCACCCCGTCTAGTACTGTTGTAGCGTGATATTTCCCTCTAGATGTACCCGGGAAGATTATAGTTCTATTTCCTTCTATACTCCAGAACATGGTTGGCTCGGGTCTACCGGTGGCCGAACAAGTAAAGGTTGCCATTGTTCCGGTTTCAATGTTCACTGAATTTGGTTTCAATGTAATAGAAGGAGGatctacaaaagaaaataaaacaatttaataacagtAATCATacaccacaaaaataaaaaatatcatattcgcaaaataaaatgaataaaagcGTCGATGTAGAAACATACCGTATACAGTCAAGTATCCACTAGCGCTCACAGCGCCAACAGAATTGTCTGCTTCACAAGCGTACTCTCCCTCGTCCCCTAGAATAACGTTGTCGAGTCTCAGGCTCCTGTCGTCAAGAACTTTGACGCGGCCGAGTGGCATATTTCCACCTCCAGCGGTCCTTCGCCACAGCACGTCCGGAAGGGGATCCCCTCCCACTCGGCATTGGAATGTGACGCTGCCTCCAGTCTGCGCCACAACGTCCTCCGGGCCCGTGATTAAGTACGGCTTAACTGTGCAGTGAGAAATGTCTCTCTGAATTACATGACAAAAGAGGTGTTCGCGGGAAACGGCTTACAAATGTCGAGACGCAAACAGAAATTACAGAGTTATGAATTGAATTTAACAAATCTTTGCTAGTTGCGAATTCGAGGTAGGAAATTGTTACTCACTGTGTATTCTGAGCGTTGCTACAGCTGATTCCCTCGTTCCCGCCGCATTCCGGGCGATACATTGATATCTGCCGGCGTCGGTTTGCCTGGCGTCTTGTATTACGAGATTGCCACCGTCGACTAAATGCATCCTGGGGCAATAAAGCATCATACTTAAGCTCAGAAAGTAAACAattgtttcaatattaataatgaaccTTTTTATTCCTTCGAACAAAGTGCATAGTAACAAAGTCATTCAAATGTGGGGCGGAATATTTCAATGggaaattaacatttaataaagGGTCCGGTGAGTCAGAACTATTGAGATTTTTACTTGATTGCTTGTCGAGCTCTTCAAATATCCCCTTCCTTTATAACTTTGATGTACCTCCCTCTCTGCGTACggctgttaattatttttatgcttCAACATACGTAACAGCGCGCCCTCAAGATATAGAGCTCATAAAAATTCATAGAGAGCAAAGTGAAAATTGGCAATATAACTTTTGAGCGAGATTCAATTCACCGCGTTAAGATTTATCTCATTTTCAAACAATGTTGAGCTTGTAAGTTTTGCTTTGTCATACTAATGtgtttgaaaattgtatgttaagTTGTGGAATACATTAATACTTTATTGTGTTTAGTGAATGTAACTGAAATAAGATAGTACGTGCGCTTTGAACGTTAAAGCTACagggttataaataaaattattgtcttAGATCTTAATCAGGTGTTCGAAGGCTCTATAAATATTCTCAGGCACTTAATTGCGACCATTACCAAGTCTTGGTCGTAAAAGATCGTTCGTTCCCACAGAGCAGCTAGGATCCGCATAAATTAGTACTCAGTTTGATTGGCCATAAACATTTGACGCATGAAAATGGAGTGTTACTTCTAAAAGGATCAACTGTCAGAAGTCAATTCGGaaagtaagtttatttagataaaacaatatcaaCATACACATTATTTTACGGATGTTCTAATTTTACAAGTGTGTGAACAGTttataattgataatttataaaattgaaagttATCCCATCAAAGTGTACATGCCGATTAGATCGATTAACATTTTAGAGTTTTCATTATAattcttctttaatataattctaaaaaaaacacGCCAAACTAACTAAAACCAGACCCCACGAAGAATTTCATCCATTAATCTTAAAACTTGTCTCTAAAACTTAGCACTCCATTTTGCGTTAAATCCATGTTCGTGAACTACGGTAGGATGTGGAGATATCCGATATCAAACGACTGTTGAAGTAGCTATTCAAGACTATCATGTTCCTGCCATCCAACTACGCTGGCACGAGCACTTACTACCCTCAAATTTGCCTTTAAATTTTCCTTTTATCATAGATGCTGGGACTCTGGATAATTTATAGAGACTTTTAAGTTATAGCTTAGATTGGGAGATGAAGTATTTTGTAGGTAATTTTACGTAGAGGGATATagtggatattttttttgtgaagtACCTAGTTAATGTTTTTTCcgagttttaaattaataagagTAGCTTGAGCATcaacaacttttaaataaataatatttttaccgacATCAAAAAAACAGAATGTTCGCGAATATTTCGCGTTCGGgtcaactgattttgatgcggttttcagtacaatatttttagattttttgagatatattacctgacttaaaaaagagAGAGAGGTTCGCACTTTTAACTTGTAAATGCGATTCcccattttttaagttttatatcaTTACTTTTTTTGGTACTAAAACTAACGATTATAAttcagtataataatatttaaggcTTAAAATCCTACTAACCTGGAATCACCATCAAAGTGCAGCATCTGCCCATTCTTCTTCCAGTACACAGTTGGTTCTGGCGAGCCTCGGGGCGGAGAACATTCTAGTATCACAGTCTCTCCCTGTGCCGACTGAGTCGACACTGGTTCCAGTCTGAACTCTTCACGAAGAACTGCAGAAAATATTGATCACTTTAGTATAATGCTCATTTATAGTTATAAGTTTTCTcatagtagataattatgtatgaaattAACAAAGCTCTTTTACAAAGATGCGTGTAGAAATGGAAAAATGGTGCATTTtttcgttacaaaaataatcttattaaaaaCAGTGTGAATTAAAGACATAATTAGGTCATTTCAGTCATCTGAAACTGAGATTAAAGGACCGACCAACGACTTATAAACTATTTGTTCCACTTACAAATCAAGATTAACTGTTTCTTGCAAAAACAAACCTACATACCAACCGAGCAATTATTGATAAAAACGAACTTACCGGCGACATGCAATGTGGCGTTTCTACTTCTAGCTGTGCCGTAAGGATTGGTGGCTTCACACCAGTAAACTCCTGCATCTGAGTGTGCCCTGCCATGAGTGGTTCTTAGGAAGAACAGGCCTCCAGCTGGGAGTAAGCTTCTGTGAGTGTCTGATACCACAAGGACCCCTCCCTTGTACCATCGTATGGTAGGAGGCGGTGACCCTCCGGCTCGGCAGTTGAGGGTCGCAGGCTGATGCCGCGCTACTGTGACGTCAATCGGCTGCTCAATGATGTACGGCGCTTCACCAGTACTGACATAGTCATCGCTCATACCGCCATTTACTGGACCTGGTAACAAAAGAATTTACGTAAGAATTTTGTTTACCTACATGCGTATTCTTATAAACTCGTAAAAGTTTCGCTGAAATCTATTTTAGTCTCAGTTCATTGATCgcgtttttaaacaaatacctGTATCCCTTGCGTAATTTGTTTAAACGCATTTCTGAATGTGATCGTTGAAGTAAGCCAGATAACATTTTATGCTTTTGCTAAAGTAAACTATTAAATTTGCAAACTCCACCGATTCTTTGTCTTGCTGTCGAACATTAGCACGGCTACTCCTGTGTTATGTCGAcccttacaatataaattactgTGTAAACACTTATTTGAAGTGTTTATGCAGTGGCGTGTTGAGCAAGCGTCATGGAAGGCGACGTCCGATCCCACCCACTGCAATTTCTCGCCAACAcaagctttattttaaaatattccttaacAAAAGCCCTTTCTAACCTacggtttattttaataataggtgGAGTATGTCATTTGCAGTTGCTCTAAAGCGTCGCACAATAATAATGAGCTATAAACACAGGCTTGCCCATACAGGGACTGAGGGCTCCCTGAAGCTGGGGCTGCCCCAGACCCTACTATTTTACTCTGTTTACAACGAACGCGCAGATGTTAGTTTTTGACACTCCAATTGATGTATGTCTATTGTTGCAACGAGCTATTGTAGCACAAGAAAAAAATCGATGGAAAAAATTCGATCCGGTGTCCGATTTTAGCAAAATGAACCTTCATAATCGATATGCGAGTCGATTTCATAGGCGAAGTTGTATTTTGCGAACGAAATCAATAGGGATTACTCTTTTGTGTGTggtaattgtgtttatttattcacgTGTCCCAGAGTTGTGAATGTGGTACGATACAAGGGCTAATCTATAATTGAATCTCCATTCGATTTGCTATCTTTCGATTTTTGTGTTTCCAGCCctatttttattacgtattttTGGAAAGTATTGGGTGAGTTAattggtaaaaataataatgcttCATGCACGGATTAGCTTATAATAAGGATTAAGAAAAAAACAGAACATTTGTATTATTGTTGAAATTCACAGTTATTCGTATTGTGTACATCTTCTCTGCATTGGTTTATTacgaaataattttacaaaaaacttTACACCCCACTGAAActcttaaaaagtaaaaaaaaagttatcgtCTGGTTTTGGTGACAAAAATAATGGCTGCTTCGCGTGTTCGTattcttataaaaaagtttattttatttttctttcttgcCATTCATATTGAGCTATGTAGTAGACTACCGAAAAAAATTgtgacgatttatttatttcatcctTTATTGagcacatacataaaataagtttacattgtaataaGAAAAATTGCATGGAAATTATACTTGTCTAtctgatttttatttcaaattccaTCATTTCGATAGATGCATCCTATTTGAcatgaataagtaaataaacactaTTCTATTCATGAAAGAAACGAAACATAGTACTGCCTATATTCAAATGACACACTACCAAACACCAACCACATCTAAAAGACTAGACAGTTTACAGAAACGATTTGTATTTAAATGCCTTGATAGATACATAGCCCTCAACCGACGTGCTATCTCACAAGACTTGAAGAACAGCATCATTgcataaaacaatatcaataacTCTTGACACAAAGAGCTTACAGTAGATACTAGGGCACAAAAGCAGGTGATACTCTATCACCCATTATGTCCCCAAATGATGGGATATAAAAGtctttcatagaaaaaaaaaaatatgagcaATGATAGCACCCATGAGTTGCCATATGAATGGTATagagtatagaagtatagagcAAAAAATATTGACCATAGACCGGCAGTATGACAGCTATAAATTAAGTGTCGCCGTCGCACGCTGTCGTAAAGAACGCACAAATATGATACGCTTCACTACATAGATACTAGCGTGAGGCCATAGCATCAGCGGGTAGCGTATTAGCGATTTTGTTAAGCTATGATAGAGGGACGTTTTGTAGTAGTGGGTTGTTAGAGTTGTTATTCATATAAGTTGATAGGTAGATTTGTGAACAGACAACGCACAATTATAAAAGCTCCACGTGTAGTCTATCTTAGTAATTTCTTTTGAAGAGCGACGaaaaaattttggaaattttatGCACGTTCGAAATCACTAgcaattattaagtatttatatatttgggTATCTCATTTATAGAGGAATTTTAGCAAAATTTTGCTTATTTCAAATTGAAGTACTAAGATGTTctacttattattttctgtGGTTTCACAGCCCGCTGGTTTCATAGCCTAACATTCCTAGACGTGCagagataaaaataagatttagcAGATTGCGactaacataaaatattgtttatgtttatctcGATACGTTACTTTATCGGGCATAAAACTAACTTTACTGCATAGTTGTTAGAACTCTATGTATcgattattacattatt
This genomic window contains:
- the LOC118263545 gene encoding roundabout homolog 1, with amino-acid sequence MDILTLVTSLLGLICFCSGPVNGGMSDDYVSTGEAPYIIEQPIDVTVARHQPATLNCRAGGSPPPTIRWYKGGVLVVSDTHRSLLPAGGLFFLRTTHGRAHSDAGVYWCEATNPYGTARSRNATLHVAVLREEFRLEPVSTQSAQGETVILECSPPRGSPEPTVYWKKNGQMLHFDGDSRMHLVDGGNLVIQDARQTDAGRYQCIARNAAGTRESAVATLRIHIKPYLITGPEDVVAQTGGSVTFQCRVGGDPLPDVLWRRTAGGGNMPLGRVKVLDDRSLRLDNVILGDEGEYACEADNSVGAVSASGYLTVYDPPSITLKPNSVNIETGTMATFTCSATGRPEPTMFWSIEGNRTIIFPGTSRGKYHATTVLDGVTVLTINDTNKNDSGNTIVCSAVNFAGSSFVRGKLTVTSDDDRPPPIITNGPSNQTLPIKSMAVFPCTAVGTPEPIIAWYFEGEALIQNHRRNVTNDGTLILKDLDKIDSGTYTCVASSHHGKYVWSGVLLVDSPINPNIHFFRAADVSSLPGPPTKPLIHNVTETSVTITWNQNNKIGSSSILGYQVEVFSRETLSGSSTPRNSRGWVVLARRVYHTQFVAKSLVPGVTYMFIVRTENSHGLSGPSPVSDAVTVGDDASSLWESGVFSNNTEFRNNILTDNIVELIEATPIDSKTIKLMWEILNFYYLEGLFIYFRPQDNITTEYEMKTILHSNDVSGYEITSLRKYTKYEFFLIPFYKKFEGKPSNSRVAQTLDDVPDGPPINIEMFILNTTTVHLKWSPPEAHLQNGIITGYNVLVNWLDIPANKSMVAINTTVHQATSLIMTNLTSGVSYSVQIAAETIVGLGPFSQKVYLNIDSRSVGLDPLSRYPINGEVSIVAGDFVMETWFYFLIGAIVLFKIIVIGGIIYVRKHNIFAKKSALPNIYDSNGTSLVTQMNIKAAVSLSHPLSSCYNKNTVTKTESLLWMENQPGLCMSGTQTSQSKEKTNSEYDKVTHQLPEYAEVTSSRANANEWNTSKTATSPAAYASVTLVANTRQCVSSLGWFPPTGKNVDSFDNRYAPEEEMYPASNGGYYNRNVYSEKYFQGHPNVLKFYDLPSLEKTQKAQIRYNQSLDDRKGDKNSKTDATQSLIGRTYGISSRKNSESESTYRAFGEDETDEENYPEDGGYDELQAMQPQRQRPQHQYERPNFDNDATRTLARLTSFRQGQGLPGSAKTTLAPTHPPPAPHPRVDSVTR